In one Rhopalosiphum padi isolate XX-2018 chromosome 3, ASM2088224v1, whole genome shotgun sequence genomic region, the following are encoded:
- the LOC132924093 gene encoding uncharacterized protein LOC132924093 → MYESITLSLTGNETTLSSNYFPSLNVYEDSEIALLCLQTFNSFPNINSSNNKFAIQVIDEYNNNNNENICYIALKTGCYEIADINRQIKKQINSYNEENGTKITFDISVDHNDFRSYIKCNGIIMFNMINGIAPILGFEKRDYPPEYVTHRSEKAVNLNTINSIKVMCNIAQGSFNNHLQSHTIYEFFPSEKTGTKVVQSPPNLIYYKLNKINIDSITVQLVDQDFNQIENFGETLTVVLHIKRYGS, encoded by the coding sequence atgtatgaatcAATCACATTAAGTTTAACTGGGAATGAAACCACACTATCTTCAAATTATTTCCCGTCTCTAAACGTGTACGAAGACTCTGAAATAGCTTTGTTATGTTTACAAACGTTCAATTCGTTTCCAAACATAAATTCTTCTAATAACAAATTTGCGATACAAGTAAtagacgagtataataataataataatgaaaatatatgttatattgcattaaaaacgGGATGTTACGAAATTGCAGATATTAACCGTCAAATTAAGAAGCAAATAAATTCTTACAATGAAGAAAAtggtacaaaaataacattCGATATTTCAGTTGACCATAATGATTTTAGAtcatacataaaatgtaatggtataattatgtttaatatgattaatgggATAGCACCCATATTAGGATTTGAAAAACGAGACTATCCTCCGGAGTATGTAACTCATCGATCGGAAAAAGCtgtaaatttaaacacaattaattctataaaagtGATGTGTAATATAGCTCAAGGATCATTCAACAATCACCTTCAAAGTCATACGATTTACGAGTTTTTTCCGAGTGAAAAGACTGGGACAAAAGTTGTTCAATCACcgccaaatttaatatattataaattaaataaaataaatattgattcaatAACTGTACAATTAGTTGATCAGGATTTTAATCAAATCGAAAATTTTGGTGAGACATTAACAGTTGTGTTACATATTAAACGTTACGGTTCTTAA